A stretch of the Clavibacter sp. B3I6 genome encodes the following:
- a CDS encoding ABC transporter permease → MSAALDASAGTVGGARSWRGLVAQPVAIAAVLGAYLVWLAIAPLSAQERTTLAPTALGRSTLEHLGLTFSAAAVVLVIAVPLGVLLTRGRLRRYSGPVLAVANFGTAAPAIGLVVLLAMIIPNGFQASLVALVLYAALPVLGNTILGIRGVDERLVEAGRGMGMSRGAVLFRIELPLAVPVMLAGIRTALVLLVGTAALAAFVNGGGLGILITTGVNLYLYPVLVSGALLIALLALAIDWLGRVVEHVARPKGL, encoded by the coding sequence ATGAGCGCCGCCCTCGACGCCAGCGCCGGGACCGTCGGCGGCGCACGGTCCTGGCGGGGTCTCGTCGCGCAGCCGGTCGCGATCGCCGCGGTGCTCGGCGCCTACCTCGTCTGGCTCGCGATCGCGCCGCTGAGCGCGCAGGAGCGGACCACCCTCGCCCCGACCGCCCTCGGCCGGTCGACCCTCGAGCACCTCGGGCTCACCTTCTCGGCCGCCGCGGTCGTGCTCGTCATCGCCGTGCCGCTCGGCGTGCTCCTCACCCGCGGCCGGCTCCGGCGGTACTCCGGCCCGGTCCTCGCGGTCGCGAACTTCGGCACGGCGGCCCCCGCCATCGGCCTGGTGGTGCTCCTCGCGATGATCATCCCGAACGGGTTCCAGGCGAGCCTCGTGGCCCTGGTCCTGTACGCCGCGCTCCCCGTGCTCGGCAACACGATCCTCGGGATCCGCGGCGTCGACGAGCGGCTCGTCGAGGCCGGCCGCGGGATGGGCATGAGCCGCGGCGCGGTGCTGTTCCGCATCGAGCTGCCGCTGGCCGTCCCCGTCATGCTCGCGGGGATCCGCACCGCCCTCGTGCTCCTCGTGGGCACCGCGGCCCTCGCCGCGTTCGTGAACGGCGGCGGGCTCGGGATCCTGATCACCACGGGCGTGAACCTCTACCTCTACCCCGTGCTCGTCTCGGGCGCCCTGCTCATCGCGCTCCTCGCGCTCGCCATCGACTGGCTGGGTCGCGTCGTCGAGCACGTCGCCCGCCCGAAGGGACTCTGA
- a CDS encoding ABC transporter ATP-binding protein has protein sequence MSETTTPPRTPEVSGRSILLDGVTKRYPGQAKPAVDGITLEIPAGKIVMLVGPSGCGKTTTLKMINRLIEPTEGRVVLGDEDVTGIDGDELRRRIGYVIQAGGLFPHMTVAANIAVVPRMLGWDAARIRARVDELLELVSLDPAQYRDRYPKELSGGQQQRVGVARALAADPPVLLMDEPFGAVDPITRQRLQDELIRIQAELQKTIVIITHDFDEAVKLGDWIVVFAEGARIVQYDTPERILAEPADAFVEEFIGSGAGLKQLTLRRVDEVPLASAVLGRPGDSAADVLAGMDAAGHQHAVIIDARDRPIQWLSRRQLGRVDFVGDGAEPGLPVVGNRATLNDALDTMLVSSAGAALVTGRGGAFLGVIDVETVMDAITRARASAAGGLDGAPVGTNTGTVGTVGADAARAPAAVAAPDAQDGQHG, from the coding sequence GTGTCTGAGACCACCACCCCGCCCCGCACCCCCGAGGTCAGCGGGCGCTCGATCCTGCTCGACGGCGTCACCAAGCGGTACCCGGGCCAGGCGAAGCCGGCCGTCGACGGGATCACGCTGGAGATCCCCGCCGGCAAGATCGTCATGCTCGTCGGCCCGTCGGGCTGCGGCAAGACCACGACGCTGAAGATGATCAACCGGCTGATCGAGCCCACCGAGGGCCGCGTGGTGCTCGGCGACGAGGACGTCACCGGCATCGACGGCGACGAGCTCCGACGCCGCATCGGGTACGTGATCCAGGCCGGCGGGCTGTTCCCGCACATGACGGTCGCGGCGAACATCGCCGTGGTGCCGAGGATGCTGGGCTGGGATGCCGCCCGGATCCGCGCCCGCGTGGACGAGCTCCTCGAGCTCGTGTCGCTCGACCCCGCGCAGTACCGCGACCGCTACCCCAAGGAGCTCTCGGGCGGCCAGCAGCAGCGTGTCGGCGTGGCCCGCGCGCTCGCGGCCGACCCGCCCGTGCTCCTCATGGACGAGCCGTTCGGCGCGGTGGACCCCATCACCCGCCAGCGCCTGCAGGACGAGCTGATCCGCATCCAGGCCGAGCTGCAGAAGACCATCGTCATCATCACGCACGACTTCGACGAGGCCGTGAAGCTCGGCGACTGGATCGTCGTCTTCGCCGAGGGCGCGCGCATCGTGCAGTACGACACCCCGGAGCGGATCCTCGCCGAGCCCGCCGACGCCTTCGTGGAGGAGTTCATCGGCTCCGGCGCCGGGCTCAAGCAGCTCACGCTCCGCCGCGTCGACGAGGTGCCGCTGGCGAGCGCCGTCCTCGGCCGTCCCGGCGACTCCGCGGCGGACGTGCTCGCGGGCATGGACGCGGCCGGTCACCAGCACGCGGTCATCATCGACGCCCGCGACCGCCCGATCCAGTGGCTCTCGCGCCGCCAGCTCGGCCGCGTCGACTTCGTGGGCGACGGCGCGGAGCCCGGCCTGCCGGTCGTCGGCAACCGCGCGACCCTCAATGACGCGCTCGACACCATGCTCGTCTCGAGCGCCGGCGCCGCGCTCGTGACGGGGCGCGGCGGCGCGTTCCTCGGCGTCATCGACGTCGAGACCGTCATGGACGCCATCACGCGCGCCCGCGCTTCCGCGGCCGGCGGGCTCGACGGCGCGCCGGTGGGCACGAACACGGGCACCGTCGGCACGGTCGGCGCTGACGCCGCGCGCGCCCCCGCCGCGGTCGCCGCGCCGGATGCGCAGGACGGGCAGCACGGATGA
- a CDS encoding ABC transporter permease — translation MWDFVSERSDQIAFSAWQHLSLVVQCLILATVIAVGIAALVYRSGPLRSVANSVSAIGLTLPAFALVGLLIAPLGFGVAPAVAVVTFFAVLPILRNAVVGLAGIDPAVVESARGIGMSRLRTLLRVELPLAWPVILGGIRVSAQMVMGIAAVAAYVLGPGLGGFIFSGLSRLGGENSIESVLTGVLGVVLLALLLDLVLVGIGRLTTPRGIRV, via the coding sequence ATGTGGGACTTCGTGTCCGAGCGCTCGGACCAGATCGCGTTCTCGGCGTGGCAGCACCTCAGCCTCGTGGTCCAGTGCCTCATCCTCGCCACGGTCATCGCGGTGGGCATCGCGGCCCTCGTCTACCGCAGCGGCCCGCTCCGCTCCGTCGCCAACAGCGTCTCCGCCATCGGCCTGACCCTCCCCGCCTTCGCGCTCGTCGGCCTCCTGATCGCGCCGCTCGGCTTCGGGGTCGCCCCTGCCGTGGCGGTCGTGACCTTCTTCGCCGTCCTGCCGATCCTCCGGAACGCGGTCGTCGGCCTCGCCGGGATCGACCCGGCCGTCGTCGAGTCGGCGCGGGGCATCGGCATGAGCCGCCTCCGCACGCTCCTCCGGGTCGAGCTGCCGCTCGCATGGCCCGTGATCCTCGGCGGCATCCGCGTCTCGGCGCAGATGGTGATGGGCATCGCCGCCGTCGCCGCGTACGTGCTCGGTCCCGGCCTCGGCGGCTTCATCTTCTCCGGGCTCTCGCGGCTCGGTGGCGAGAACTCGATCGAGTCCGTCCTCACGGGCGTCCTCGGCGTCGTCCTCCTCGCCCTCCTGCTCGACCTCGTCCTCGTCGGCATCGGCCGGCTCACCACACCGAGAGGCATCCGTGTCTGA
- a CDS encoding J domain-containing protein, protein MPVPSRDADAYAILGVDPSATQDEIRRAYRRGVRTAHPDMGGTAERFQAVRDAFAAVGDPESRARYERGLRESPHPEDPAGGARPARPASSASAPAAAAWDPAARRGRPGAPRERPASRTRSFGHPGGFARLRYLALVREWLADPAEPSVPATPVPPRGGPALSDRPEPYVRRARAIVPPVAAVLLALVLLVSGLGAIPAVVGLVVGAAAGLAAAGPVGRAWFRAEEPRRRAAARLQEDVLAHERALRAYPDVMAAYSARLARLEDLRRRFEADAYAPDLVAEVPAPAAEALRAAVAQEETARELMELGPSYAFWNGVAVPRSGDAVDHLVLGPQGLVAVESVPEGSAAATDPAARDAALRGLDARARAVASEMQVPVVGLVLSLPSGVLGAAPVVLHAADDAQAIPAYAVARTLLADHVAAGLPGLRAMDPERLLAVRTRLVLDARFV, encoded by the coding sequence ATGCCCGTCCCGTCGCGCGACGCCGACGCCTACGCGATCCTCGGCGTCGACCCGTCCGCCACGCAGGACGAGATCCGCCGGGCGTACCGCCGCGGCGTCCGCACGGCGCACCCCGACATGGGCGGCACCGCCGAGCGCTTCCAGGCCGTGCGCGACGCGTTCGCCGCCGTGGGCGATCCGGAGAGCCGGGCCCGCTACGAGCGGGGGCTCCGCGAGTCACCGCACCCCGAGGATCCCGCCGGCGGCGCCCGTCCCGCCCGTCCCGCGTCCTCCGCATCGGCGCCCGCCGCCGCCGCGTGGGATCCGGCGGCCCGGCGCGGCCGCCCCGGCGCGCCCCGCGAGCGGCCCGCGTCCCGCACCCGCAGCTTCGGCCACCCGGGCGGCTTCGCCCGGCTCCGCTACCTCGCCCTGGTCCGCGAGTGGCTCGCGGATCCCGCCGAGCCGTCGGTGCCGGCGACGCCCGTCCCGCCGCGTGGAGGACCCGCCCTGTCCGACCGCCCGGAGCCCTACGTCCGCCGCGCCCGCGCCATCGTGCCGCCGGTCGCCGCCGTCCTGCTCGCCCTCGTGCTGCTCGTCTCGGGCCTCGGCGCGATCCCGGCCGTCGTCGGCCTGGTCGTCGGCGCCGCCGCCGGCCTCGCGGCCGCGGGTCCGGTCGGTCGCGCCTGGTTCCGCGCCGAGGAGCCGCGTCGGCGGGCGGCCGCGCGGCTCCAGGAGGACGTCCTCGCGCACGAGCGGGCCCTCCGCGCCTACCCCGACGTCATGGCGGCGTACAGCGCCCGCCTCGCCCGCCTCGAGGACCTCCGTCGGCGCTTCGAGGCCGACGCCTACGCACCCGACCTCGTCGCCGAGGTGCCGGCCCCGGCCGCCGAGGCCCTGCGCGCCGCCGTCGCGCAGGAGGAGACGGCGCGCGAGCTGATGGAGCTCGGCCCGTCGTACGCGTTCTGGAACGGCGTCGCCGTGCCGCGCTCGGGCGACGCGGTCGACCACCTCGTGCTCGGGCCGCAGGGGCTCGTGGCGGTCGAGTCCGTGCCCGAGGGATCCGCCGCCGCGACCGACCCGGCCGCCCGCGACGCCGCGCTCCGCGGCCTCGACGCCCGGGCGCGCGCGGTCGCGTCGGAGATGCAGGTGCCGGTCGTCGGCCTCGTGCTCTCGCTGCCGTCCGGGGTCCTGGGCGCCGCGCCCGTGGTGCTGCACGCGGCCGACGACGCGCAGGCGATCCCCGCCTACGCGGTCGCCCGGACGCTGCTCGCCGACCACGTCGCCGCGGGCCTGCCCGGCCTCCGCGCGATGGATCCCGAGCGCCTGCTCGCGGTCCGCACGCGCCTCGTGCTCGACGCGCGCTTCGTCTGA
- a CDS encoding NAD(P)-dependent oxidoreductase, whose product MRVVVIGATGHIGTFLVPRLVDSGHDVVAVSRGTREPYRESPLWDRVERVQVDRDAEDAAGTFADRIAALAPEVVVDLVCFTPESARNLVEGLRGRVRHLVHIGSIWTHGLSAALPLREDDPKEPFGEYGVQKAEIERYLIAESRSGGVPATVVHPGHISGGGWPVITPVGNLDPGVWTALATGSPLAVPGSGSETMHHVHADDVAQVVQLAIANRETSVGESFHAVSERALSVRGFARAAAAWFGREPELEHLDWDAFRARTEADHADTSWEHLSRSHVASIDKARDVLGYAPRYTSEEAAREAVEWMVRSGELDVPLPR is encoded by the coding sequence ATGCGCGTCGTCGTCATCGGAGCCACCGGCCACATCGGGACCTTCCTCGTCCCCCGCCTCGTCGATTCCGGCCACGACGTCGTCGCCGTCAGCCGCGGGACCCGCGAGCCGTACCGCGAGTCGCCCCTGTGGGACCGCGTGGAGCGCGTGCAGGTCGACCGCGACGCCGAGGACGCCGCCGGCACCTTCGCCGACCGGATCGCGGCGCTCGCGCCCGAGGTCGTCGTCGACCTCGTCTGCTTCACCCCCGAGTCCGCGCGCAACCTCGTCGAGGGGCTCCGCGGTCGGGTCCGGCACCTCGTGCACATCGGCAGCATCTGGACCCACGGCCTCAGCGCCGCGCTGCCGCTGCGGGAGGACGACCCCAAGGAGCCGTTCGGGGAGTACGGCGTGCAGAAGGCGGAGATCGAGCGCTACCTGATCGCCGAGTCCCGCTCGGGCGGCGTTCCCGCCACGGTCGTGCACCCCGGCCACATCAGCGGCGGCGGCTGGCCCGTGATCACCCCGGTCGGCAACCTCGACCCCGGGGTGTGGACCGCGCTGGCCACCGGGAGCCCCCTCGCGGTGCCGGGATCCGGCAGCGAGACGATGCACCACGTGCACGCCGACGACGTCGCGCAGGTCGTGCAGCTCGCCATCGCGAACCGCGAGACGAGCGTCGGCGAGAGCTTCCACGCCGTCTCCGAGCGCGCGCTGTCCGTGCGCGGGTTCGCCCGGGCGGCGGCCGCCTGGTTCGGCCGCGAGCCGGAGCTCGAGCACCTCGACTGGGACGCGTTCCGCGCACGCACCGAGGCGGACCACGCCGACACCAGCTGGGAGCACCTCAGCCGCAGCCACGTGGCGAGCATCGACAAGGCCAGGGACGTGCTCGGCTACGCGCCCCGGTACACGAGCGAGGAGGCGGCCCGCGAGGCCGTCGAGTGGATGGTGCGCTCCGGCGAGCTGGACGTGCCGCTCCCCCGCTGA
- a CDS encoding magnesium and cobalt transport protein CorA: protein MTVVDSAVYVRGVRTADPESLDETFEVMRARNGLAWIGLYRPEPAEVHRVAAEFGLHPLAVEDALTGHQRSKMERYGDTWFVVLRPARYVDAEERVEFGELHVFVGPDFVVTIRHAESPDLAAVRHRLEGDRDLLALGPTAVLYAILDQVVDEYGPVASGLEDDVDQIEDQIFGADPDVSRRIYALMREVTAFQRATAPLGAMLDELRHRAEEREVDLELRRGFRDVHDHVIRVAERADAFRTLLQNALTVHTTLVGQRQNDEMKKLTETSLAQNDQVKRISSWAAILFAPTLVGTIYGMNFTHMPELRWTYGYPLALGLMVVMGVVLYAAFRKRGWI from the coding sequence ATGACCGTCGTCGACAGCGCCGTGTACGTCCGAGGGGTCCGCACGGCGGATCCCGAGAGCCTCGACGAGACGTTCGAGGTCATGCGCGCCCGCAACGGCCTCGCGTGGATCGGCCTGTACCGCCCGGAGCCCGCGGAGGTCCACCGCGTCGCGGCCGAGTTCGGCCTGCACCCGCTCGCGGTGGAGGACGCGCTCACCGGCCACCAGCGCTCGAAGATGGAGCGCTACGGCGACACCTGGTTCGTGGTGCTGCGTCCCGCCCGCTACGTCGACGCCGAGGAGCGCGTGGAGTTCGGCGAGCTGCACGTCTTCGTCGGGCCCGACTTCGTGGTCACGATCCGGCACGCCGAGTCGCCCGACCTCGCGGCGGTCCGCCACCGGCTCGAGGGCGACCGCGACCTCCTCGCCCTCGGCCCGACCGCCGTCCTCTACGCGATCCTCGACCAGGTCGTCGACGAGTACGGGCCGGTCGCCTCGGGCCTCGAGGACGACGTCGACCAGATCGAGGACCAGATATTCGGCGCCGACCCCGACGTCTCGCGCCGCATCTACGCGCTGATGCGCGAGGTCACCGCGTTCCAGCGCGCCACCGCCCCGCTCGGCGCCATGCTCGACGAGCTGCGGCACCGGGCCGAGGAGCGCGAGGTGGACCTCGAGCTCCGCCGCGGCTTCCGCGACGTGCACGACCACGTCATCCGCGTCGCCGAGCGCGCCGACGCGTTCCGGACGCTCCTGCAGAACGCGCTCACGGTGCACACGACGCTCGTCGGCCAGCGGCAGAACGACGAGATGAAGAAGCTCACCGAGACGAGCCTCGCGCAGAACGACCAGGTCAAGCGCATCTCCTCGTGGGCGGCCATCCTCTTCGCGCCCACGCTCGTCGGCACCATCTACGGCATGAACTTCACGCACATGCCGGAGCTGAGGTGGACCTACGGGTACCCGCTCGCGCTCGGGCTCATGGTCGTGATGGGCGTCGTGCTCTACGCGGCGTTCCGGAAGCGGGGATGGATCTGA
- a CDS encoding DUF2510 domain-containing protein gives MEDNGERPVPAGWYQAPDGTVKYWDGQQWLAPAAPPVEPAAAEAAPAVAPTSRRPASNRTRWIAGSVAGVLLVGGIGAGVSVKLGQDAQRDREVAAQQAADAAEKVRSDAAAASEKAEKEADDRERATRALSVDGIQESIKKMAEGHAADGLIDGPILDASCSPVGGGSTDDLTETTTVFECFVSSEDNGDGTMSGYNYHATMNWTSGSYTYGLGKD, from the coding sequence ATGGAAGACAACGGCGAGCGTCCTGTGCCGGCAGGCTGGTACCAGGCACCCGACGGCACGGTCAAGTACTGGGACGGCCAGCAGTGGCTGGCTCCTGCAGCTCCTCCAGTTGAGCCGGCAGCGGCAGAGGCAGCCCCGGCGGTCGCCCCGACCTCGCGCAGGCCGGCATCCAATCGGACCCGGTGGATCGCGGGTTCGGTCGCGGGAGTCCTGCTGGTCGGCGGCATCGGTGCCGGCGTGTCCGTGAAGCTCGGCCAGGATGCCCAGCGTGATCGCGAGGTCGCGGCTCAGCAGGCTGCCGATGCCGCTGAGAAGGTCCGGAGCGATGCCGCTGCTGCATCCGAGAAGGCGGAGAAGGAGGCGGACGACCGGGAGCGTGCCACTCGGGCCCTGTCCGTGGACGGGATACAGGAGAGCATCAAGAAGATGGCCGAGGGCCATGCCGCGGACGGACTCATCGACGGTCCCATCCTCGACGCGTCCTGCTCGCCTGTGGGCGGCGGCTCGACCGACGACCTGACGGAGACGACCACGGTCTTCGAGTGCTTCGTCTCCAGCGAAGACAACGGGGACGGCACCATGAGCGGGTA